One Candidatus Flexicrinis proximus DNA window includes the following coding sequences:
- a CDS encoding ComEC/Rec2 family competence protein — MTLAYVALAWGAGLWAANESPIILPFTWVLFAAGGCGGWYFTRDMARWRLGFALLAIFGFGAARIAVTPRTSEIAGLNGSGGVTVTGLIAAPPNVRDTSTQVRIEVDSVVLVGQPQPISGLVLAQLPPTTRVSYGDRVAVTGRLRAPEEGDTFDYATFLARRGIFSLLDRVSGVDVISQGHGNSLVALSVEVRDWVFERISTLLPEPHAGILTAILTGDERSISPAVANAYSLSGIAHLLAVSGFNMALVGGVALRGLRTSTSRPWLWLVVGLLLLAGYTLLVGFTPSATRAAVMAAVVMVGSMLRRRAYLPISLSFAFLILTVLDPAAVFDLGFQLSFAAVLGIAVISPPLTKRLTSLLQPEFPHPVPRAVTAVLAEALVITVAASALTMPIIGMAFGRLPLISLVTNLLVVPLQPLVMTLGIGALLLSSIPIAAQAVAWLCLVPLSWTTTVARTMAQVPVEISLNLHPIVVGSGFGGVIAFSMIQATRPPWWDRVVSRRVVLTAIAGAAFVGVLALGVLLSQPDGKLHVWILDAGHSNAVLVQTPSGAQILIDGGRYPSRLLTLIGDILPFNDTELDAVVFTQPDPFDMGAVASVLKRYQVGAVYSNGQLNLGAEVAEIASLADVVPLIAGQTLDSGDGVVVEVLNPQTAPDIEDALDDVALVLKIRYGDASFLIGGEASADAQSRLLEAGSWPLAWVLVLPKHGASLNSDFLDAVQPSAIVIQTDRANLLGDPDPDVIDMLPDVPLWRTDQHGTIHFTTDGVELYVSTER, encoded by the coding sequence TTCGCCGCAGGTGGGTGTGGCGGTTGGTACTTCACACGCGACATGGCGCGCTGGCGGCTCGGATTCGCATTGCTCGCCATATTCGGATTTGGCGCTGCTCGAATTGCAGTTACCCCTCGAACGAGTGAGATTGCTGGCTTGAATGGCAGCGGTGGAGTCACAGTGACAGGCCTCATTGCTGCCCCTCCCAACGTAAGGGACACGTCGACTCAAGTCCGCATCGAGGTCGACTCAGTCGTTTTAGTCGGACAGCCGCAGCCCATAAGCGGACTTGTCCTGGCCCAGCTCCCACCTACAACGCGCGTAAGCTACGGTGATCGGGTTGCGGTCACGGGGCGTCTTCGCGCGCCCGAAGAAGGTGACACCTTCGATTATGCTACGTTTCTGGCGCGGCGCGGGATTTTCAGTCTGCTGGATCGGGTTTCCGGCGTCGATGTGATAAGTCAGGGGCACGGAAACTCGCTTGTCGCCTTGTCTGTCGAAGTGCGGGACTGGGTATTCGAGCGTATTTCCACGCTTCTGCCGGAGCCCCACGCAGGGATTCTGACCGCGATACTCACAGGTGACGAGCGTTCAATATCCCCCGCAGTTGCCAATGCCTACTCACTAAGTGGGATCGCCCATTTGCTCGCGGTCAGCGGTTTCAATATGGCGCTGGTTGGAGGCGTCGCGCTACGTGGATTGCGTACATCGACATCTCGTCCATGGTTATGGTTAGTCGTTGGTCTGCTTCTCTTAGCCGGATATACCTTACTTGTCGGTTTTACTCCATCAGCGACACGAGCCGCGGTTATGGCAGCCGTCGTGATGGTGGGCAGCATGCTGCGTCGGCGGGCCTATCTCCCGATATCGCTGAGCTTCGCATTCCTTATCCTGACTGTACTGGATCCTGCTGCCGTATTTGACCTGGGATTCCAACTCAGCTTTGCTGCTGTCCTCGGAATTGCGGTGATCTCACCACCGTTGACGAAGCGGCTCACGTCCTTACTCCAGCCGGAATTTCCGCATCCTGTTCCCCGAGCGGTGACGGCGGTTCTCGCCGAGGCTTTGGTAATTACAGTTGCTGCCTCGGCGCTCACGATGCCGATTATCGGCATGGCATTTGGCCGATTGCCGCTCATTTCGCTTGTTACGAACTTGCTTGTTGTACCATTACAACCTCTCGTGATGACGCTGGGAATTGGCGCCTTGCTGCTCAGTTCGATCCCTATCGCTGCCCAGGCTGTGGCGTGGCTGTGTCTGGTGCCACTTTCGTGGACGACAACTGTTGCCCGCACCATGGCACAAGTCCCAGTGGAGATCTCGCTCAACCTGCATCCAATCGTCGTTGGTTCAGGGTTTGGCGGCGTGATTGCGTTTTCCATGATTCAAGCGACACGGCCACCCTGGTGGGACCGGGTCGTTTCTCGTAGAGTGGTTTTGACGGCAATCGCAGGGGCCGCATTTGTTGGTGTTTTGGCGCTCGGCGTACTCTTATCACAGCCCGATGGAAAGCTCCATGTCTGGATTCTCGACGCGGGCCACAGCAATGCTGTGCTGGTTCAAACCCCGTCGGGCGCCCAGATCCTGATCGACGGCGGGCGATACCCCTCGCGGCTTCTGACTTTGATTGGCGATATTCTCCCCTTCAACGACACCGAACTTGACGCGGTGGTGTTCACCCAGCCGGATCCGTTTGACATGGGGGCGGTCGCGTCGGTTCTGAAGCGATACCAGGTTGGCGCGGTCTACAGCAACGGACAGCTAAACCTGGGCGCAGAGGTCGCCGAAATCGCATCGCTTGCCGATGTTGTCCCGCTCATTGCGGGTCAGACACTCGACTCAGGCGACGGCGTGGTCGTTGAGGTATTAAACCCCCAAACAGCGCCGGACATTGAGGACGCACTGGATGATGTAGCGCTTGTGCTGAAGATACGGTACGGTGATGCCTCGTTCCTGATTGGAGGTGAGGCGAGTGCCGATGCCCAATCGCGTTTGCTTGAGGCTGGTTCATGGCCGCTGGCCTGGGTGCTTGTTTTGCCAAAGCACGGCGCGTCCCTCAATTCGGACTTTCTGGATGCCGTTCAGCCGTCGGCTATCGTCATACAGACGGACCGTGCCAATCTACTGGGCGACCCTGATCCGGATGTAATCGACATGCTGCCAGACGTGCCTCTGTGGCGCACCGACCAGCACGGCACAATTCACTTCACGACCGATGGAGTTGAGCTTTACGTTTCTACGGAGCGCTGA
- a CDS encoding metallophosphoesterase has protein sequence MTDSLLTFVHMSDTHLPADSQTTFDGFRNAFTTTAAVVDAINALEFQIQFVLHTGDVGNDPSDALSYAQAQEALSAIRAPLHLIPGNHDVPEWMYSAFGRPIAPGYFATVANGVRVVCLNSNVRNVGHGTLGPEQLAWLGEQLAMTPDMPVVVALHHHPFPLGAPVMDSLVLSDGEALHILLKNSTAHISCVLFGHIHETVVYVRDGITYASVQSAWYQLQTWPGLGEFYRDPVQTAGFNVVSIMPDGMAIIRVFRVPLEP, from the coding sequence ATGACCGACTCACTGCTCACGTTTGTGCATATGAGTGACACGCACCTGCCGGCCGATTCTCAAACAACTTTCGATGGGTTTAGGAATGCTTTCACGACTACCGCTGCAGTTGTAGACGCGATAAATGCGCTTGAGTTCCAAATCCAGTTTGTCCTGCATACTGGGGATGTCGGAAATGATCCGAGCGATGCACTAAGCTACGCTCAGGCGCAAGAGGCGCTATCCGCGATCCGTGCGCCGCTTCACCTCATCCCCGGCAACCACGATGTCCCGGAGTGGATGTACAGCGCTTTTGGCCGCCCCATCGCTCCCGGATATTTTGCGACCGTGGCGAACGGCGTCAGGGTAGTCTGTCTCAATTCGAACGTGAGGAACGTGGGCCACGGCACACTTGGGCCGGAACAGCTTGCGTGGCTCGGTGAGCAACTGGCAATGACACCCGACATGCCGGTGGTAGTTGCCCTCCATCATCATCCATTCCCGCTGGGCGCACCTGTGATGGACTCGCTGGTGCTCTCCGACGGGGAAGCGCTGCACATTCTGCTGAAGAACAGCACCGCCCACATCTCGTGTGTGCTTTTTGGTCACATTCATGAGACAGTTGTATATGTTCGCGATGGTATAACCTACGCCAGCGTACAAAGCGCATGGTATCAGCTGCAAACTTGGCCGGGATTGGGCGAGTTCTATCGTGATCCCGTTCAGACTGCCGGCTTCAATGTTGTGAGTATTATGCCCGACGGAATGGCCATTATCCGTGTATTTCGCGTCCCTCTGGAGCCCTGA
- the menC gene encoding o-succinylbenzoate synthase yields MTVKSVKLYPLHIPFVEPFFTSFGEEPFKAGVIVELTTTDGITGWGEASVELYPGYGAETVATGLHVLQNFAAPCVVGQTITHPTEVPALLKPVRGNAHSKAGLEAAVWDAFAKANDMRLADLFASCLPEGHQSRNKAVVGVSIGIMPTLDKQLEIVRKRVAQGYARIKLKIKPGWDVEVARAVRAEFPDIVMMLDANSAYSPSDAEHLKKLDAFNLLMVEQPLGHEDIYDHSKLQPQLKTPICLDESIKSANDLRLALDVRAMRILNLKPARVGGFTESLEIYRVCTERGTPLWIGGMLECGIGRASNVAFASLPAVTLPCDISATDRYFHQDVSEPPFVLSSDSTLKVPDGYGIGVEVVRERIEASAARWNEAGFYK; encoded by the coding sequence ATCACTGTAAAATCAGTCAAGCTTTATCCGCTTCACATCCCGTTCGTCGAACCTTTCTTCACCTCCTTCGGCGAAGAACCGTTTAAGGCCGGGGTGATCGTTGAACTCACAACGACCGATGGCATTACCGGTTGGGGCGAGGCGTCGGTCGAGCTTTACCCAGGATATGGCGCCGAAACCGTCGCGACTGGGCTTCACGTGCTCCAGAATTTTGCCGCGCCGTGTGTCGTTGGGCAGACAATCACGCACCCTACCGAGGTGCCCGCCCTGCTCAAACCGGTCCGCGGTAACGCGCATTCAAAGGCCGGACTTGAAGCTGCGGTCTGGGATGCTTTTGCAAAAGCAAATGACATGCGGCTGGCCGATCTCTTCGCGTCCTGCCTGCCAGAGGGTCATCAGTCACGCAATAAAGCTGTTGTCGGTGTCAGCATCGGCATTATGCCCACCCTCGACAAACAGTTGGAGATTGTCCGCAAGCGGGTTGCACAAGGCTATGCGCGGATCAAGCTCAAGATTAAGCCAGGCTGGGACGTTGAAGTCGCTCGCGCTGTCCGAGCGGAATTCCCGGATATAGTGATGATGCTGGATGCAAATAGTGCGTATTCACCGTCGGATGCGGAACACCTGAAAAAGCTCGACGCCTTCAACCTGCTGATGGTCGAACAGCCGTTAGGCCATGAGGACATCTACGATCATAGCAAGCTTCAACCACAGCTGAAGACGCCCATTTGCCTCGATGAAAGCATAAAATCGGCCAACGATCTCCGTCTGGCGCTTGACGTACGCGCGATGCGCATCCTCAACCTAAAACCGGCGCGCGTCGGGGGCTTTACCGAGAGCCTGGAAATCTACCGTGTTTGTACCGAACGCGGCACCCCGCTCTGGATTGGTGGGATGCTGGAATGCGGTATCGGGCGCGCCTCCAATGTCGCATTTGCCTCTTTACCGGCCGTGACGCTGCCCTGTGATATTTCTGCGACAGACCGCTACTTTCATCAGGATGTGAGCGAGCCGCCGTTTGTGTTAAGTAGCGACAGCACCCTGAAGGTGCCAGACGGCTACGGAATCGGCGTGGAAGTTGTTCGCGAGCGGATCGAAGCATCCGCCGCACGCTGGAACGAGGCGGGATTCTATAAATAG
- a CDS encoding metallophosphoesterase, which produces MVDPLITFVHISDLHLPARTSVVLDGRPNAHASARAVIAQVNALPFPVELVLITGDVGHDPGHESDYLAVKSTVSQFLPKFYVMAGNHDRSKWLHHVVMGRVPDTYYYAFQANGVQFACLDSSVKNSHHGKLGEDQLAWLDALVSIPSDQPLVVALHHHPIVLGSQSMDSIRLTDGEALHRILLKARHRIRCVLFGHIHESVTIIRDGITYASTHSTWFQSRSWHGQDDFQKDVIHTPGFNVVTLMPNGDTFIRAFRAPVG; this is translated from the coding sequence GTGGTTGATCCCCTCATCACTTTTGTTCATATCAGTGACTTGCACTTGCCGGCACGCACCTCGGTCGTTCTTGACGGTCGGCCGAATGCGCATGCAAGCGCGCGTGCCGTTATCGCACAAGTCAATGCGCTCCCATTTCCGGTTGAATTGGTTCTGATCACGGGTGACGTGGGACATGACCCGGGTCATGAATCCGACTATCTTGCGGTCAAGTCCACAGTTTCGCAATTTCTGCCCAAGTTCTATGTGATGGCTGGAAACCACGACCGGTCAAAGTGGCTGCATCACGTCGTAATGGGCCGTGTGCCTGACACGTACTACTACGCGTTTCAAGCGAACGGTGTGCAGTTTGCGTGCCTCGACAGCAGCGTGAAAAATTCCCACCATGGGAAGCTCGGTGAAGACCAGCTCGCCTGGCTGGATGCCCTGGTATCCATTCCCTCGGATCAACCCTTGGTAGTCGCATTGCATCATCATCCGATTGTGCTCGGATCCCAATCGATGGACTCGATCAGGCTGACGGATGGAGAGGCATTGCATCGCATTCTGCTCAAGGCGCGGCATCGTATCCGCTGCGTGTTGTTTGGCCACATTCACGAGAGTGTCACGATCATCCGCGATGGAATCACCTATGCCAGCACGCACAGTACATGGTTTCAGTCGCGCTCATGGCATGGTCAGGATGACTTCCAGAAAGATGTCATCCACACGCCAGGGTTTAATGTGGTCACCCTGATGCCCAACGGCGACACGTTTATCCGTGCGTTTCGTGCGCCTGTGGGTTAG
- a CDS encoding NAD(P)-dependent oxidoreductase has product MIVPDSGGRASVERIGYIGLGIMGRGMAHNLLRAGFPLTVWNRSSERVASLLTAGAEAGESPEDVASRSSIIFTCVSDTPDVEQVILGEDGVIHGAKAGSIVIDASTISPKATREIAVRLAERGITMLDAPVSGGSEGAEKGTLSIMVGGTTAAFERALPVFQAIGKTVTHMGPSGSGQATKLVNQILCVANMLAASEAMLLAQASGLDLSKTLQAVGGGAGGSWMLVNRGPQVIRRDFRPGFTIDLQQKDLRLVLEAADELGLPLSITSNIHGLYNVLQRQGLGGEGNHALIKALEQLSGITVGG; this is encoded by the coding sequence ATGATTGTACCTGACAGTGGAGGGAGAGCCAGCGTGGAACGAATCGGGTATATCGGGTTGGGAATTATGGGAAGAGGCATGGCACACAATCTGCTGCGCGCCGGTTTCCCACTGACGGTGTGGAACCGAAGTTCAGAGCGCGTCGCATCGCTGTTGACCGCGGGGGCAGAGGCTGGCGAAAGCCCGGAAGACGTTGCTTCCCGGTCGAGCATCATCTTCACGTGTGTGAGCGATACACCCGATGTCGAACAGGTGATTCTGGGTGAGGACGGCGTGATCCACGGGGCGAAAGCCGGCTCGATTGTCATCGATGCCAGCACAATCAGCCCGAAAGCAACCCGCGAGATAGCGGTCAGGCTGGCTGAGCGGGGCATTACCATGCTTGATGCGCCGGTCAGCGGGGGCAGCGAAGGAGCCGAAAAAGGCACGCTCAGCATCATGGTTGGGGGTACCACGGCGGCCTTCGAACGCGCGCTGCCGGTCTTCCAAGCCATCGGCAAGACGGTAACACACATGGGTCCGTCTGGCAGCGGCCAAGCAACCAAACTCGTTAACCAGATCCTGTGCGTCGCGAATATGCTGGCAGCTTCAGAAGCCATGCTGCTGGCGCAGGCGTCGGGGCTGGATCTGAGCAAGACACTCCAGGCCGTCGGCGGCGGCGCCGGCGGAAGCTGGATGTTAGTTAACCGTGGCCCTCAGGTGATCCGGCGTGACTTCCGCCCAGGATTCACGATCGACCTGCAGCAGAAGGACCTCCGGCTGGTATTGGAGGCCGCCGATGAACTTGGTCTTCCGCTGAGCATAACGTCAAACATTCACGGTCTGTATAACGTGCTGCAGCGGCAGGGACTTGGCGGGGAAGGAAATCACGCACTTATTAAAGCATTGGAACAATTATCGGGCATCACCGTCGGGGGCTGA